A single Anopheles funestus chromosome 2RL, idAnoFuneDA-416_04, whole genome shotgun sequence DNA region contains:
- the LOC125765312 gene encoding uncharacterized protein LOC125765312 encodes MSAPELSWQVVRDIGVHRLRFGQVGGAIDNFTEAAPRLSEDDESVLVLKANAQLEYLVPNAALETIRKARKYAGNLLHCRSLYETGDLEGHLLASANGQRRQRPAAGHRQQDFTTELDLGLSTFDCTLGERAGASLLEYRHRFPEIAAEQQELRKRSADRPRWKVLAEANECDVISVLETVRKEPPLREQVRRKKNKQILGQIHLGRGWEDWMFIEDLLPTGRYGSVVRLPQTKPTSQAMDRLVNECYTKVSARVHQSQACFPMYSQRHGRFGPQSNHRREVCEMDELFKFRYRAYRAVYNQFDRMYALRAQGKTAELLRYGGDILHEFYKTTTVRVLPEKGKLVRELCNLIGLTVLDRLRIPPGLMDVRPEHRLLLLFAVPPAKEAKIVVPVFGDISTYRDPTEPDHEYLRYKGKIAELERRYQRVQYPIERCLLDYQMARQHLLNGWLDDVKVMGNRMIDEAIGCGSHLWQLIGQLTIAKALCAQHNLEQLAVLLRSAAKLVQSRLPDERIAFFIEVSQKLNQDLLMKKLGQSVELERTLLV; translated from the exons ATGTCCGCACCGGAACTATCGTGGCAAGTGGTCCGGGACATTGGAGTGCACCGGTTACGGTTCGGTCAGGTGGGCGGCGCTATTGACAATTTCACCGAAGCAGCCCCCAGACTCAGTGAAGACGATGAATCGGTGCTGGTGTTGAAGGCAAACGCACAGCTCGAGTATCTCGTACCAAATGCAGCACTGGAAACGATACGAAAGGCACGAAAATATGCCGGAAATTTGCTGCACTGCCGGTCGCTGTACGAAACCGGTGATCTCGAGGGGCATCTGCTCGCATCGGCAAACGGGCAGCGTCGTCAACGGCCCGCAGCCGGACATCGGCAGCAGGACTTTACCACCGAACTCGATCTCGGCTTATCCACATTCGACTGTACGTTGGGTGAACGTGCTGGAGCATCACTGCTCGAGTATCGACATCGCTTTCCGGAAATTGCCGCCGAGCAGCAGGAACTACGCAAACGTTCTGCTGATCGTCCCCGGTGGAAGGTGCTGGCCGAGGCAAACGAGTGCGATGTGATCAGTGTGCTGGAGACGGTTCGCAAGGAACCACCGTTACGGGAGCAAGTGCGGCGCaagaaaaacaagcaaattCTTGGCCAAATCCATCTCGGACGTGGTTGGGAAGATTGGATGTTTATCGAAGATTTGTTACCCACGGGACGGTACGGTTCGGTCGTTCGATTGCCACAAACAAAGCCAACCTCCCAGGCAATGGACCGGCTGGTGAACGAATGCTACACGAAAGTATCGGCAAGGGTACACCAGTCGCAGGCCTGCTTCCCGATGTACAGCCAGCGGCATGGTCGCTTCGGACCACAATCGAACCACCGGCGTGAGGTTTGCGAAATGGATGAGCTTTTCAAATTCCGTTACCGTGCGTACCGTGCCGTGTACAATCAGTTTGATCGTATGTACGCGTTACGTGCGCAGGGCAAGACAGCTGAACTACTCCGGTACGGTGGTGATATTTTGCACGAATTCTACAAAACCACCACCGTCCGGGTACTTCCCGAGAAGGGTAAACTGGTGCGCGAACTGTGCAATTTGATCGGTTTGACCGTGCTGGATCGGTTGCGTATTCCACCGGGTCTAATGGATGTACGGCCAGAGcatcggttgctgctgctgttcgccGTACCGCCGGCCAAGGAAGCGAAGATTGTAGTACCCGTGTTTGGTGACATTTCCACTTACCGCGATCCTACCGAACCGGATCACGAGTACTTACGCTACAA GGGCAAGATTGCGGAACTGGAGCGCCGCTATCAACGGGTACAGTATCCCATCGAGCGTTGCCTGCTCGACTACCAGATGGCAAGGCAGCATCTGCTGAACGGTTGGCTGGACGATGTGAAGGTGATGGGTAATCGGATGATCGACGAAGCGATCGGTTGCGGTAGCCACTTGTGGCAACTCATCGGGCAGCTCACCATCGCCAAAGCCTTATGTGCCCAGCATAATCTCGAGCAGCTGGCCGTGCTGTTACGGTCGGCGGCGAAACTCGTGCAAAGCCGGCTGCCCGACGAGCGGATTGCTTTTTTCATCGAAGTATCGCAGAAGCTAAACCAGGATTTGCTAATGAAAAAGCTGGGCCAATCGGTGGAGCTGGAACGTACGCTGCTGGTTTAG
- the LOC125765313 gene encoding 5-hydroxytryptamine receptor 1-like has product MDGLILSMLVDDIGVSRQQAHNSPHLEDHSSTAVLPATIVTERSSNGRASYTTPSTLLATVVSGGTSLGPGSIPTPFAVLLAHNQTTGDHGFGHGYTGSGGTEVGEAGGSGSGETIVGPAASIGFGGALGVSVTGGTTVATIVSSTLANATLSEHELDLDTIRKVIICIVLLAVIFGTIVGNILVCVAVCLVRKLRRPCNYLLVSLAVSDLCVACLVMPPALMYEVLGEWNFGRVFCDIWVSFDVLSCTASILNLCAISVDRYWAITKPLEYGVKRTPRRMMLCVALVWLAAACISLPPLLILGNKHTIGEGSDQRPFCAVCEDVGYQIYATLGSFYIPLAVMLFVYYQIFRAARRIVKDEKRAQTRLENSLAVDKLSATTNATTTTAMSLKPPDSIVPAMGAGAALGVGGGSPHQKKLRFQLAKERKASTTLGIIMSAFTICWLPFFILALVRPLMDDDYPTLSSFFLWLGYANSLLNPIIYATLNRDFRKPFQEILYFRCSNLNILMREDFYHSQYGEPGSQRFVLENEGQHTARESFL; this is encoded by the coding sequence ATGGATGGGCTAATTCTTTCCATGCTAGTAGACGATATCGGAGTATCTCGACAGCAAGCGCACAACTCACCGCATCTAGAGGATCACTCATCCAcggcagtgttgccagctACGATCGTAACGGAACGATCTTCCAACGGTCGGGCTTCGTATACAACACCTTCAACGCTCTTGGCCACGGTGGTAAGCGGCGGTACGAGTCTTGGGCCGGGCAGCATACCGACCCCGTTCGCAGTGTTGCTGGCGCACAATCAGACTACCGGTGACCATGGCTTCGGCCACGGTTACACCGGAAGCGGTGGTACCGAGGTGGGTGAAGCAGGCGGTAGTGGAAGCGGCGAAACCATCGTTGGTCCGGCCGCTTCGATCGGGTTTGGTGGTGCGCTCGGTGTATCCGTTACCGGTGGTACGACGGTAGCCACGATCGTGTCCTCCACCCTGGCGAACGCCACCCTGTCCGAGCACGAGCTGGACCTGGACACGATCCGCAAGGTGATCATCTGCATCGTACTGTTAGCTGTGATATTCGGCACGATCGTCGGCAACATACTGGTGTGTGTGGCCGTGTGTCTAGTGCGGAAGCTGCGCCGACCCTGCAACTATCTGCTGGTGTCACTTGCCGTGTCGGACCTGTGCGTTGCCTGCCTGGTAATGCCACCCGCCCTGATGTACGAGGTGCTGGGCGAGTGGAACTTTGGTCGCGTGTTCTGTGATATCTGGGTGTCGTTCGATGTGCTGTCGTGTACCGCTTCCATCCTCAATCTGTGCGCCATCTCCGTGGATCGGTACTGGGCGATAACGAAGCCGCTCGAGTACGGTGTGAAGCGAACACCGCGCCGTATGATGCTGTGTGTCGCACTCGTGTGGTTAGCGGCCGCATGCATCTCTCTGCCGCCGTTACTCATTCTCGGCAACAAGCACACGATCGGTGAAGGATCCGATCAGCGACCGTTCTGTGCGGTGTGCGAAGACGTCGGTTATCAGATCTATGCGACGCTCGGTTCGTTCTACATTCCGCTCGCCGTAATGCTGTTCGTGTACTATCAAATCTTTCGTGCCGCCCGGCGAATAGTGAAGGATGAAAAGCGTGCCCAGACACGGTTGGAGAATAGCTTGGCGGTGGATAAACTGAGCGCCACCACCAATGCAACCACGACGACGGCCATGAGCTTGAAGCCGCCCGATTCGATCGTACCGGCGATGGGTGCCGGTGCGGCCTTAGGTGTGGGCGGTGGATCACCGCACCAGAAGAAGCTTCGCTTTCAGCTCGCGAAGGAACGGAAAGCATCGACCACGCTCGGGATCATCATGTCCGCGTTTACGATCTGCTGGTTGCCGTTCTTCATACTGGCGCTGGTGCGACCGCTCATGGACGATGATTATCCGACGCTGTCGTCGTTCTTCCTGTGGCTCGGGTACGCCAACTCGCTGCTCAATCCCATCATTTATGCGACGCTGAATCGTGACTTCCGGAAACCGTTCCAGGAGATCCTGTACTTCCGCTGCTCGAACCTAAACATCCTGATGCGGGAGGATTTCTACCACAGCCAGTACGGTGAGCCCGGTTCGCAGCGGTTCGTGCTGGAAAATGAAGGCCAGCACACGGCACGGGAAAGCTTTCTCTAA